The nucleotide sequence ccaaacataCATGAATGTTCAGTACTGATGCATGCTAgagtatggatgaaccttgaaaacattatgctacatgaggaagccagacacaagaggccATATattgtaagattccatttatatgaaatgtctagaataggcaaatccatagagaaagaaagtagatcaGCGTTTGCCATGTGctaggggaggagagaatgggaagaCTGTCATGTGCAAATGGCTTTggagtttctttttagggtgatgaaaatgtcctggaacCAGAAAATGGTGATGGTTTCAGAACTCTcttaatatactaaaaactgaattgtacactttaaaatggtgaattttgtgttatgtgaattacatttcaataaagctgttaaaaaagtaGCAGCATAAGCATATTATTCAGAAATATCAAGGTAAATACCAGAAGAAAGCAAAAGACATCTACGGTAGTTGCCTCTGGAGAGTGGGAATGTGGAATAGCAAGGAAGACTGCagtttttaataataattcttttgCACTATTggacttttaaattttgtacatGTATCCATTTTGTACATgtatccaaaaataaaaatgagctaaaaaaggacacacacacacagacaagtcAAAAGGGACTCCAATACAGTGAATCTGAGGTGGGATCCAGGATTGTGCATTTTCAACAAGATTGCTGGGTGATTTTGATGCAAGTGGTCTACCAGTAGCTAACAAACTTGAGAAACACTACTATAGCCAATGTTACAATCGTTTAGCAATGAATTGTAGTATAATCCCTCTCCTGCTGTGTTCCTTTTGGAGTGGCAAGTTTCAGTTGCTAAAGAATGACATTACATGCTCAAGGCTATGTATTCAATCAGGGACAGAACCTGAGCCAAGAACTAAGGCCTTCTGACTTGATAATTAATGTATTGATTTTTTAAGCTTCTACTATGTGTTCTAAGTACCAAAATGAGTAAGATAAATTCTTTGCTTTGAAAAGGGCAAGTCTAGTGGGGTAATTATGACGCctggaaaatatattaagattttacaaagcatttttcTACCTTTCATGTCAGGATTAATAAAATTTGACTTGAGCGGAGGGACCTTTTCCACAGTTCAGTAGGGAAGAGAGCGGGGATTCAACTCACCATGGACTCCAGAGAAACCAAAGAGACTTTGTTACTTTAAGGATTCCAGCCAACCAGCAACAGTGGGGCCCTCAGGAGGGTGCAGAGCCCATGAGAAGAGGCACAGTGCCCATCAGTCATGGTATTACCTAGGGGAGAGTGACACCCACCTTTCTTCCTGGACACAGGTGAGAGCTCCCTCAGCTCTTCTCCAAACATCTGATGGAGTTCTGGTCCTGCAAGTgcaggggagagggcagcagCCAGCCCGACACAGTTCACACACTCAGGACCTCATCTGATCCTCTCCATAGCCTTGCAAGGAAAgttttatccccatttcacagatgacaaGACTGTTCCTTACAGCAGCGGATCTGTAATAACCACCAGATGGATTCCTCTAGCTTTGAGTCCCAGAGGTGATGTGAGTTTTATACATCATTTTACATCCTGACACCAAGAATGTGTCGCCACCGCCTTCATAAGCTCACTGAACAGTTATTTTGATTGCTTggtatgtatttttctattttttaatctttttaaatttattttatgacaaAAGTCATCTGTGCTTTTTAGGGAAAAAAGTACAGATCAGAGAAAGGATAATCTCCTCCAATGCCAGCACACAGAGAAAACCATCATTTCTCTTTTAGTCTACTCAGTTTCATAGTTTTCCCTGTGCATGGATGTATtatgcaactttttttttccaaaaatgggCTGATGCTGTACATGCGGTTCTGaaaactgttttttctttattgttattttacagtGTACCATGAACAACTCTTCCATGCACATGGGTGAAAATCCCCCACTGACAGACAGAGCACTGTAGTTGGATCAAAAGGCTGCTGGTAACAAGAGTGACACCTAAAGCAAAGTATCAGCTTAAGGTTAAAGCACATAGCCTGGCAAATGCCTGCCAGGGAAAGCAGGGTTGGCAATATTCCCATCAGAGAAATCAGAATCAAGGCCACAGGCATTAAACATATGGAACGTCTTCAAAGTCCTTCTGGCCCCGACCTCCGCCCCTCACTCCCCTGACACCTCGTTGACCCCTTGGGGCAAATGGATCCTGTACATCTCTTTGCATCCAATGAAAACCacccattttctgttttttccttagctcttCCTGAGCCCTTGACATATCTCCACATTCTCTCATCATCTCCTCACTGCCCAAATGCCTTTCCTGTAGGTCCTCCTGATAGTCCTTGGGGGAGTCGTCCGTCCCCCTGTcggttttcctttttgctttccgGGGCACATAATCTTCAGCCGGGCGCTTTTCGGCAGCCCGCCGCTCGCTCTCTGGCTTTGCCTGGGATTCTCGCTTGCCCTCGCCGCCCTGTGGTTTTCCCTCATCTTCGGACTTGCCCTGCTTGTCCTGCTTTCCCTCATCTTCTggttgtgcctcatcatctggcTGTCCCTCATTCTGGGGCTTTCCCTGGTGCCCTGGCTGCCCCTCCACTGCCGGCTTTCCTTCCTCATCTGACTTTCCTTCATCTTCTGTATCTACTTCATCTTCTGGCTTTCCCTCATTTTCTGAGTTTCCTTGATTTTCTggctttccttcattttctttgtcGACCCTTTCCATGTTGAAATTTTCCCTCCTTTGCCTGTCCTAGGagacaaagaggaaacaaaagagaTTGAGGACTTAGGTGGTAGAATACGGGTCCTGATAGTACTTGCCTTTATGATTTGAGGTTTTCCCCACTCTTTCCCAACTTCCAAGTGCACTCCCacccacacatttttttctttccttttcacacATGTTTACATGAGCTAACCTTGCAGAAACTTCCACAGATGCTTCTCCCTACATTTAAGTGGGGTGTGCTGAGAAGTGTATAAGAGTAGATTTGTCCCTAAACTTTGCTCTGACCTTGTCTATGCCCATAACAATTTTAACTGAGTAGTCTCAACTTACACTGACCTACAGGAACCCTGGCCagttccttttttcccttgcctgcaGTTGTAAGACTTATCGAACTGCAGACACAGCAGAACAATGGCCAGTTCTCAGATTTTAGGGCTACTCTAATATCCTCAAGAGGCTTCACAGAGTCTCTCACTTCTTTGTTCTCCCTTCTATCCTCACCAGCCATCAAGCACCATGTTTCCTTAGCATCTAGACAGAGGCCATGTATTCTGAGACTGCAATAGAGAGGCTTGGAGGAGGGGTGGCAGCTAGTGGCCTCTCCATCTTCTGCTCAGGCATAAGTCACTCCTACTCCTAGGGATCCTCGGGCAGTTGCCCTCTCCCACTGACCTGCGCTGATCCTGCaggtctttccttttcttgtctggGTTGGTGCCTACAACCACAGACCCGAAGACCTGTAGAGAGACAGGAAACATAGTCAATGAAGGACTGAGAAGTGAATGAGTGGCAACTGGGACACTGATTCTTTTCGGACTCTAGTTGTCAAAACAGCCTCCATTTTTCTACCACTGGGCAATGGCAGAAAAAGATTATTTCCAAAGTGTTTCTGAATCCTCCTTCCAAATTTCTACCTCGCTTTTGCTTGCACTAAAATGAGTGAGGTTCAGGACAGGGATGTTCAGAAAGCAcaaccccctacccccaccccagggtgCCCAGATTGCACAAAGCCTATCCCTTCTCTTAAAATGGTGCTGGTAGAGTCAGGGGCCAGGGCAGAAATGTCCAGAGCATTCCTGCCACCCCCTCCCTCTCCATATACACAGAAAGACCACATTTTTCTGCAACACAACAGACAAATTATTTCCAAACAGTAAAATTTTTTGGTCCATGTTACCTTGTCTCAACCCTCCCTAGTTCAGAAGCCACTTTTCCACAATAGGGAACTGATCTCCAGACAGAACCTCTGCCCCCCTCCTtcgcccttcctccctccactcctctgccccccacccaccccccagcccaccATTTCCAGCTCCAAAATGGATGGAAGGTGGAAAAGAGATATAGAGAATACAGGCCTAGCCAGGGGTCTCCCCTCTCCATCCCAGGCTCACAGGCTGTGCCCTCCTTCTGCCGCCCTGCAGAGATCAGGCCATGTCCTCACCATCCCCCGCCCCGGGGCCCTCTCTCTCCATCAGACATCCCGATAGCCTGCCTGCCTCCTAGGAGATCCCAGCTGGTACCCATTCTCAGCCTCTGGCCCCTCTCCATCTTCTCCCACAAAATCCTTCATTTCTTGCACCAAAAGGATGGGCATCGGAGAAGGGGTAGAGAGAACCCACTCCTGGATCTTCT is from Equus asinus isolate D_3611 breed Donkey chromosome X, EquAss-T2T_v2, whole genome shotgun sequence and encodes:
- the TCEAL5 gene encoding transcription elongation factor A protein-like 5, giving the protein MERVDKENEGKPENQGNSENEGKPEDEVDTEDEGKSDEEGKPAVEGQPGHQGKPQNEGQPDDEAQPEDEGKQDKQGKSEDEGKPQGGEGKRESQAKPESERRAAEKRPAEDYVPRKAKRKTDRGTDDSPKDYQEDLQERHLGSEEMMRECGDMSRAQEELRKKQKMGGFHWMQRDVQDPFAPRGQRGVRGVRGGGRGQKDFEDVPYV